The genomic DNA GTCTCCCAAGAAGCAGTAAACCTTTGGTCAGAGATCCCACTTGATACCGATATCCTGGTCACACATACACCACCACGAGGCAACTGCGATGCCACGCTTGGATGTCAATTTTTGAAGAAACGACTCTCGACAGTCCGCCCAAGACTTCATGTTTGTGGCCATATCCATCCGGGAAGGGGTGCTCAGCGAGTGCGATGGGAGCTGGAAAGGGATGAATTTGCCAACGAGCAATATCATGAAGCCGGCGTGGAATACTGGGATGACCCCCACCCAGATATTCAATCAGCCAAGCTCAGTCTGGTTGATTTGACCCCTCGTGGAGGCAACCGCGCCCTTGCCTTTGGCAACTCGGCCGAAACTACCACGAATGTATCAGGAGGCAGCCCACGTGATGGTCTGCTCCGAGCACCGTCTGTCTCATGCACCCTATCATCCCGACAGGATCCCGAGTGTCGGGTCTCGGATGGTCAGCCCCGTGGCCTTGGTCCTGGACCTGGACTGGGCCCCGGGCTCCCCACCTTGGATGACGTCCAGCCTCTAACGTCCAAAAGCCGAGAGTTGAACTCCAGTCGCACGGGTCGACGCGAGACTTGCGTAGTCAACTGTGCTATCGTGGCAACGAACTGGCCTCACACGGGTGGCAGGAGATACAACAAGCCAATTGTCGTTGATGCGGATCTGCCTGTATGGACGTAGTTCCAGGACTCGGCATACTGCCAGCCTACGGCGAATAGAGCGGATTCCATTCCTTGAGAGATCCCTCTCCGTGACTATTTGGGTAGCTACGTGTGGTCTCATCGACAGACAGCTGGCTTGGGACCCGTTGAAACGCCGACTACGGCCACCATGATGGAGCATCACTGAAGATCAATACAGACTCGATCCGACAGTTGTTGCTCCACCCAACAAGCTGCTCGGCCCGCTCTATGAACCAACAACCGCATGGTTATGAATCCGATACGCTACCGTCTTGCCCGTCCAGGATCCTGCCGTTGCTCCCCACAGAACCAAGTGTGCTTAACGTGGCATGCTTGGGACAACATCTCCATAGTCCAGC from Podospora pseudoanserina strain CBS 124.78 chromosome 2, whole genome shotgun sequence includes the following:
- a CDS encoding hypothetical protein (COG:S; EggNog:ENOG503P2VB); the protein is MASSQSLPSQTRRTRIVCISDTHNSTVKLPKGDVLIHAGDLTNQGSYSELSKTVQWLEKVDFEVKIVIAGNHDITLDQGFYQDHGQSFHNKKPQNTAECLKLLTSSPTITYLCHSSTRIRLTNPKGPRTEFNVFGSPYSPKNGLWAFGYDGNGVELDPSGTQTSTDLVSQEAVNLWSEIPLDTDILVTHTPPRGNCDATLGCQFLKKRLSTVRPRLHVCGHIHPGRGAQRVRWELERDEFANEQYHEAGVEYWDDPHPDIQSAKLSLVDLTPRGGNRALAFGNSAETTTNVSGGSPRDGLLRAPSVSCTLSSRQDPECRVSDGQPRGLGPGPGLGPGLPTLDDVQPLTSKSRELNSSRTGRRETCVVNCAIVATNWPHTGGRRYNKPIVVDADLPVWT